The DNA sequence GATGAGTGGTTTTGGAGGGGCCCTTAAAAACCTTGCAATGGGATGCGCAACACTCCATGGGAAACTGGAACAGCATGAGTGCGCAAAACCGGTTATAACAGGGGATTGTAACCTTTGCGGTGTCTGTGTGGAGGACTGTCCTGTGGAGGCCATCACTCTCACTGAAGATGGCGTTAAGATAGAATATGATGAGTGCATAGCCTGTATGAACTGTATGGACAGCTGTCCAAATGAGGTTTATGATCTTAACTGGGAGGATGATGTGCCAGCATTCATTGAGAGGATGATGGAATATTCACTTGGTGCCATTAAAGGTAAGGAGGGTAAGGTTGCATACTTCAATTTCCTTACGAACATAACACCTGACTGTGATTGCGTGCCCTGGAGTGATTATCCAATCGTACCGGATATAGGGATACTGGCCTCCAATGATCCTGTTGCAATAGATGCTGCAAGTTATGATCTTGTGAACCAGCAGGTGGGCTTCAGGGGGTCCATCCTTGAGAAGAATTTTGAGGAGGGGGCTGATAAGTTCAGGGGTGTCTGGAGTGAGGTTGATTCAGGGTACCAGCTGGTTTATGCCGAGGAGATCGGCCTTGGATCACGAAAGTACCATCTTGTGAGGGTATGATCATTATTCTGATACCCTGATCATCCTTTCAACAGCCCTCCTGGCCCTCCTGGCGATTTCATCAGGGACTGTAACAACAAATTCCTCGTTTATCAGGGAATTTTTAACCTTCTCTAGGGTATGGAGTTTCATGTTCTCACATATGGCCTCTTCAAGGAGGGGTATGGTCTTCTTGTCTGATTCAAGGCTGATGCGGGTCGTCATGTCAACCTCTGTCCCGATTATGAAACTCTCAGCGTCCGATTCAAGGACCCTGCGGAGCATTCCTCCGGTGCTCAGAATGTGGTCTGCAAGTTCCTGGACCTCGGGGTCACATTCGGGGTGTATGAGGAGCTCAGCTTCAGGATACTTCTCCTTTGCAGCCATCACATCGCCGGCCGTGAACATCTTGTGGACGTAGCAGTGCCCCTCCTCTGGGATGGGTATTATGGTTTTGTCTGTATGCTCCTGGACGTACCATGCCAGGTTCCTGTCGGGTCCAAAGAGAACCAGGTCTTCATCAAGGCTTTCAACAACCCTGACGGCATTTGCTGATGTGCACAGGATATCAGCCTCGGCCTTCGCCTCTGCGAGGGTGTTAACGTAGAGAACAACGGCGGCATCAGGATACCTCTTCCTAGCCATTCTCACATCCTCTGCACTGAGCATGTGTGCCATGGGACACTCAGCACCCCTGTCAGGTATCAGGATCTTCTTATCAGGATTCAGTATGTAGGCTGTCTCGGCCATGAAGTCCACTCCACAGAAGACGACAATGTCCTTTCCCTCTATCCTTGATGCCTCAATGCAGAGCTCAAGAGAATCCCCTTTAAAATCTGCAATCTCCTGTATCTCTCTGCTCTGGTAATTGTGTGCGAGTATAATTGCATTTTTTTCCTTCTTTAACCTTAGAATGTCCCTTTGCAGCTGATTTAACATAAGCGTCCCTACTGAGAGTTATCATGAGTAAAAATTAAGAATCAATGCATTTATTAATAGGATTTAATCTTTTATAAAGGTTTCCATGGAGACCTTTGGGTCTAGGTGAGTTTCAGTCGGCATTCCCATGTTTTATAAAGGTTTTTCTTGGTTCTGTGACCGGAATCATTCCTCCCAGATCTTCCTCAGCTCTGGGTGAATTGTCCCGGTTATTCCAAGTTCATCCATGGCAGCTCTGTAGGCCCTGTGGATCCTGCTGAACTCTGGTCGTATCATCCCCCTGAATGCATCGTACCCCATAACGCGACCATAATTTTCTGTTATGGATGTTATTATCCTCTCGAAGTCTTCCTTAATCTTCTCGATGCTGTGACCTGAGCCTTCAATATTCTCTCTCAGCCTTCTGAAGTCGAGGGATGCGCTTCCAAGGACTTTCACGTCTCTGAGTGTTTCAGGGCATTCAATGTATGGGAGGGACTTTCTGAGCATCCCACCAGCCGGGGCAACCCCCATTATCTTGCTGGCCCCGATTGACATTGCAAGGAGTACGTGC is a window from the Methanothermobacter thermautotrophicus str. Delta H genome containing:
- a CDS encoding DUF362 domain-containing protein encodes the protein MASKVYFADLRARSADENKGSKIGKLFERVCANLFSEDDVVAVKVHFGERGNDSFVSPVILRHIVDKVKDSAGKVFLTDTNTLYYGSRHNSVDHLVTAVLNGFDYAVVGAPLIIADGLHGGNERLVEVNQKHFDTVKIAGDIHDSSGMVVVSHFKGHGMSGFGGALKNLAMGCATLHGKLEQHECAKPVITGDCNLCGVCVEDCPVEAITLTEDGVKIEYDECIACMNCMDSCPNEVYDLNWEDDVPAFIERMMEYSLGAIKGKEGKVAYFNFLTNITPDCDCVPWSDYPIVPDIGILASNDPVAIDAASYDLVNQQVGFRGSILEKNFEEGADKFRGVWSEVDSGYQLVYAEEIGLGSRKYHLVRV
- the nadA gene encoding quinolinate synthase, encoding MLNQLQRDILRLKKEKNAIILAHNYQSREIQEIADFKGDSLELCIEASRIEGKDIVVFCGVDFMAETAYILNPDKKILIPDRGAECPMAHMLSAEDVRMARKRYPDAAVVLYVNTLAEAKAEADILCTSANAVRVVESLDEDLVLFGPDRNLAWYVQEHTDKTIIPIPEEGHCYVHKMFTAGDVMAAKEKYPEAELLIHPECDPEVQELADHILSTGGMLRRVLESDAESFIIGTEVDMTTRISLESDKKTIPLLEEAICENMKLHTLEKVKNSLINEEFVVTVPDEIARRARRAVERMIRVSE